The genomic region TGCgaggcgttttttttttgtgtgacgAACAGCTCGGACAGGTCAAAGGTACATTCCGGGTGCGTTGGTGAAGTTTTATTAACCCCACAGCATCGGGTCAAGGCATTTCTTGCACCACCTCGGATGTTGAGTCAAGGAACTCGGTTCTCAATTTCCAGTGACGTGGAACGTAATGCACACCGCCGTGAAGAAAGAGAGTGGAAATGGAGCGGAAAAGGTAGATCGGAAGGGGGGAGGCTGGAAAGCAACCACCAGGTGCCTTTGCATTGTGGTTTTTCGTTAAAAAAGCGGGAATGGGGGAGGGATACTTTATGCCACCGAAGGTGAGTTTATTTCTATCCCCTTTGCGTTCGAACATGAAAGTTTACTACTGAAAGAATATTCAAGCATGTGCTACCTGGACCTGGAAAATGGCCACGAGAGGGTGGTCAAGCATGATACCACTCTACGTCGAAGTTCATGTCGTCCAGGAATAATCTAACGCTAGTGGAATGTAAATTTGCAATCCTTTGCAGGACGATATGCTGCCATAAAGCACATCAATGCGGGAGGGACCTTTCTGGGAAATACTTTTCCAACCAAATTGGCCTTGACTAAAAGTGCTATGTTCATATAGCCTTAGCATAAGACTTCACTTAGATACATTATTCGGCAGTTCgatgaaattttgaaatacaCCACTCACtttgattgtgttttgttgaattCGTCTTCCTTCACAATCAATTAGATTAACTTTCGGCAAGAACAAAGACGTACacgtttgaatgttgttcaaGGATTTCTAAAATAGAAGGAACGAACGAACTGGCATCTATTCTTACTTACTTCATTCACTTATCTCCGGAGGATAAATCTTCTCCTTCCGGTAGTAAACCGAACGTTCCATTGGGTTCCTCGGTTGAGACCTCCGTCCTTGAGAAATATTTCGAGGAACCAATTTCGATATTCTCCTTATCCTTACtttctttgattttatttttatacctCCCCACCGAGTTACACGCACTTGTGTGTTAaaccggttgaaaaaaaaagcgatacaCGAGCGATTGAAAAAGCAATGAAAACACACATCCAGCATATAGGAACTCACCCGATCCGCCCGGTTGGAAGGAAGCAACTTCGTCAATGTAATCAATTTCCGGCCTGTGCCAaacggggaggggagggggagggcatAAGGGGGCACTACATCCGGAACTGTGCACGCGACGCTTTCGGGAACACACGCATTGTGAAGTGAGCATATCCCGGGAAACCTCAATCGGGTCCGCAAAAGTAAATCGCTCACACGAACTGCGTGCGCTCGCTTGTAATCCATCATCAACAAACTGAAAAATACCCCTCAACGCAAACGCAAACCCCCCGTTCAACGTAACAACaatataaaaaagggaaaaaagacgACGAACGAAGTGAAAACTCGTGCGGTACGAGAAGGCTCACGCGATCGGAACCGGCAGCGTGGGAAAGATAACTATACCACACACATGAAAGAACACAGGGAGCTCTTTTCTTTGCTCGAATCTGCTACAGCGTGAGGgtttatcctttttcttttttgaggAACCTgtgggaaaatatattttgaaaGCGATACCATTCGGGTTGAGATTTCggtatttcattctttttaagtGATGTTGTTTTGAGTCAGATTATTTCTCTTTTTGAGCTGAGTAACTACCGTTGGTTATTAACACGTTAAGGATTATAACAAGAACCAGCTCTTATGCTAATTAAGAGCATCAAATTAAGTAAGGTTGAGTGTACATTGTATCCCAACATCACCTTAGAATTAGTCGTTTCATGTTTTGCGCCTACTTTTCCTCCAATTATTTTGGAAAGGAGTGAAACGTCAATGAACACGCGATGGGAAacttgtatttatttttgatagtGTTGTGCTTCATGAATCATttcgcgagattcattcatatgaatctttcacctaagattcattcagatggattcatgaatctttgcggattttAATCTTGAAAGCTTAATGGAAAtataatgaatcttcatgaatctttcatggatctgtaacgaatctccccgattctttcataggcgtggacGTTTCATCTCTTgacattcatgaatctgaatcaaatttacacaactctaatttTTTGGCTTTCCACTTAATCAGCTAGTATTTCATTGAATCAACGGGGTTTGTTTAATACCTCACAGGAATCTTCTCATAGTTTTAGTGGAACTCAATTTTTGcttgtgttttgattttcctCAGCCTCCCCCTTGCTCACCCGTTGACGTTGGATAGGAATGACTAACATACTCTTTTTTCCGTGTCCTAATCCCGGATTTTTATCTGCGGGAATTTTCCCACCcgaattttcctttcaagCACCCACTTTCGCTCCCCGGCGATGATCTGTACGATGATGAATGTCTTGTGGATGGGCTTTTGGGTGAAGTGTGTTCTTTGTCCGACTGTCCCCGCTTCCGGCTTCCGGTCAAGCCGAACATGAAGATGACCTCGCCTCCGTACCTTTTTGTCAGCCTTTCCCCCGGGAGTAGAAAACATTCCAGCGAACAAACGGGCGGCCATCGAACAGTCGGGATCATAATGTCCCCGGGCCATCCTGATAACTTGCCAAAAGGGATTCGTGGATGGCAGTTGATCTCTTGGAAAATGGCGCAATTCGAGGTACCGGCGACGTGCAACTTCCGGCCCTGCACACGTGAAGGCGAGCGTTATCGAAGGCGCTCACCGTAACCTCACaaaagagtgtgtgtgtgtgtgtatgtgcggtCTTTTTCAGTCAATTCAGCAAATCCCCATCCGTCCGACCGGATTGTGGGCTTTTGGGTCAACGGCCCAACTTCCACACGGGGCGGAGGGTGGTTGGATGAATATGTACCGGAAAATGTGCCCCTCCCCGGGTAAGGGACGTTCAGTCATTCGACAATTCTGTTAAACGATGCCGATTCATTTACTGCCAAAGGACAAATTCGGGTACCTTCAGCCGAGTCTCCGCTCCCCTCTCGAGCCTCTTTGTCGTCGGTACGAGCAGCCCTCTTGAAGTTAATGAAGCAAGTCTTCACGATGCTCGATGCGAGTCCGATGTCCCATTCCGGGACCCGTCCCCGTTGTGATGGGCTTTTCTTCCGAATCCATGGctcgtcatctcaagtgttGGGAgtgttgttctttttccttttccaacaACTCACTCGACAACAGGCCTTTTGCAAATATGTTCCCTGTACGAAAACGGACCGGTCGTGTTCATGCTTCACCCGAGAACGAGCTCCCCCAGAAGAACTGCTCCAGCCATGATGATTAtcagtcctttttttttcttctcccaccgCAATGAAACCGCTCCATCAGTTGGACACACATTTTCCCCCACACTGGAAAACACTCCGTAGTttggtttgggaaaaaaaggccACTTCAGACGATAATTGGGAACGATATGTGTTTCTTTCGCCATTTCTCCTTTCCTTCCTCTTTGATGCATTCCGGCGTTTGGAAAATCAGAAGCACCCCGCATCATCATGGACCGTGGGCTTCGTTTTCGGCGGATCACTAATTAAGCGGTGATGTCCGGCCCGTGGATTAGGTTTCGGAAAATGGGGCATTACACGACCGCCCGGGTTTGATCCGCTTATTGGACAGTGATTGGGTGTAAATTGATCGAACACACGGGTCTTTCGTCCGTGAAGAGCGTGTTGTGGAGTGCTGAAACTAGTTgctctaaaaaaaaagaacttatTACGGACACATTCAGGGAAatgagaaaagtttcaaaacgtTCCGAAAGAAGATGAGCCGTAATAGAAGATAAATTTCCAATCGATCACGTGTTGATTATATAAATTACAGCCTAGCGTTACTAAAAACAACGAACCAACTTTTATTACACCGGCCATTTTATAACCCAGCAATGTTTTATTCCATCATTTTCTTTGAACAATCTTCCAGCTGTTTTATTCCATCGcagcgaaaaggaaacaagCACTGCAATCGTAaggagatttttatttttaacatcaaGAGAGAAATGAATCCAATTGTTACAGCAAGTAAATGAGCGTGAAAATAATTCGCTCTGATTTCCAAAAGGATTCAACTAGAGAAAACCCACAACAACAAGCGGGAACTCGCAAGGGGAAACCAGCGCCAAATTACACCACCGTGGCAGGTTCTTCAACTACAAACGAAGTCGTAGTAAGCTGTGAGGAAAACGAATAGTGCATTGTTTGAACTCGAATCAGACATTCCTTCCGCGATCCAGATGAAGCCCAAACCAGAGAGATGAAGCGAAAGGAAGAGTATATATCCGCGAGATGGTGAAGCGTATTTCCGATACAAATGCGGTCAAAATGCCCTTGCATTGACGTCACCGGAGACATTCCTTCCGATCCGGTCGCTGTTTATGGCCGTCGGGGTCGTCGTGTTTACTCGAAGATGCGAAGCGCTCCAACCGTCCTTTACGTTAAAGTTCGTTCATTCTTTCCACGCAATACCTGGAACCAGACTACCGAGAGCCTGCAGATCTCGTATGCCGTCCCCGTGCACCCTTGTGTACATGCGAAATGAAGTTATGCCAAAGCACGTGCCAGCTTTTCGAAAGCGAACTCGAAAACATGGCACAAGTTGGAAGGGAATGAGGGGCGAGTGGGTCTAGGGTAAATAAATCACTTCTCAACGAGCAGCACataacgacacacacacaagggcATTGTAAGAGTAGAACAGTGTATCAGTTTCGCGAAGAGTGGCGTTCGGTTCAGCCGTACCGGATCGGAATCCTTCGAATTGAATGCCGATGAAGCCGATGTTGGACGACGCCGTGTTGTGCATGCTTGAACCACCGGAGACGTCAAACCCGAGGACTGCTGGACCACATCCAAACCGGTATCTGTTGCAGCAGTGACCTCGGCGTCGCCACCACAAACCATAACCTAACCTCATCTTATCAGGGAGTGGAGGATCGGCTTTCCGGTGCAATTGGCTGgccgttttccatttccacagACGTTCACCGTCGTCCGCGAGCACGGGTGACGTTGACGTTGGCATAACTGCATCGAatgtcatcgtcatcgtcggccCCGGAAAAAGCGAGCACGCACCCGACGACGAACGACGTAGCGCTTTCCTCGTGAGCCAATCGCTTGTCGCGTCGTAAAACGTAATTTCATTCCCGAACATGATTACACGCAGCTTTCCTCCAGCTTGTCAGGGTTGGAATTTCCCATCGGGTGGCGCATTCCATCGAAGGACGCTTCATCCCGCGACTGCTTACGACACGGCTTAAACCTGTAGAGGTCCTTTGACTTTCGCAAATCAGCTCGCAGCTCAAGTCTTAGCAAAAGGTCGATTCGGAagcgaaaaacaaccaacgaaaaaaaaaaggtaaacggTGTTGGTTGAACTTTTTCCCGGACGCTTCACGCAATGGCCGCCCCCTTCCCAATTGCCAAcgatgttttatttacttcctcTGGCAACCCCCCTCGCGTTTCCTCCCCGTCCCAAGAAGTGGGTCGGCGTTTTTCAACGGGTGGTCAAATTTATGACCCCCGAACCCCAAGCCAGCGCGAATGGAAAAATGCCCCAtttcccccccccacccccccccccccccccccctgttTCACTTTTCCAGCAGCGTCGCTTTCACCCATAAAAACCAATTTTCGACTTCATAACAACCATCTGGCGCAGGATTTAATGAAAATCGCAGTCGCTCGACTCGACCCGACCGGAACCGGATAAGTTAGGTGGGTGCGCCTTCGCAAGGCCTctcattttccctccctccgcCCCCAGCTCGCGAAGGGAGTATGAATactttttccatccatcccgGGGAATGTGGCCACGCTAAATAATGCTCCTTTTTAAGGGGTTTTCGAATCGGTGCCGCCATTCACTCCCACAAAATGCGCGAGCGTGGAAAAACAGCTAACAGCTTCTCAAACGGGAACTGATACGAACCTCCTCCTTTACTCCCACGCCTTCCAGCGGGAAAACGCTGCTAATGGCAGTTTGCTAGCGTCCCTTTTTCCAACGGTTTTGCCACGGAGGACGCAAGGAAACGCCGGGCTCGAAAGTTTACCCACCGAAAACACGCTCTCAAGTAGCGTCGCGGCACGTGACATTATTTCCATCATGGCCAtctcctcccccaccccctccaaACACTTACCCGCGCTCGGTCGGAAAATGTGTCGGTGTTGCATTGTTTTGTTCGCCGAAACAATCACACTGCAACCCTTTCGGAAAAGCACTTCACTTCGGTCGCGCTGGTTTTCCCACCTGAATGGACGATTAGCCGGCGGTGAAGGGGttagttttccaccggcactTGGATGCAATCGCATCATCGGAGGGTGGATTTTCCGCCAATTCGCGTCGTTTGTTTGAATTATTCTAAAACGCGCGCGCCACATATGGCAGAACGCCGAAACGAatcggaaaacaaacacatccacacaACGAGCACTTTCCCAAAATGGCAACAATTTTATCCGAAATAAAACACGCGAACGCTGGGCAAACCCCAGGTAGCCAACATTTCCCGGGGTTCAATTTAGCGGCAGATTGGTGATGATTATGTTCTAGGACCTCTCACCGGGCATCCTCGACAATCGTTCTATTGACCTGCTATCATCGcaacaatgtgtgtgtgtgtgaggctTAGCCCCACCTAAAGCACATATGAAATTGACAGGAATGTAGTTTCCTTTGCGATCCTTACGATTGTTCGGTTCGTTACTGCGGTTCCCGTTGCTTTCTTTATCGGAAAAATTGTACCTTTTTCAGTCGCTGCGCTTTTCTCTTATCTccacaaaacaaaccggatcgaaaaaggaaaacactttTGAGCAAAACTTATGATCAACGTATTTTATGAtgaaaaaaagacaacaagacaaagtattggaacatgaaaatatttccaaaacaaatcattgtCATTTCACTATTAAAACTTGAACATATAAATGAATGAACTCCTTACTCTTACCTTGATCATAGTGTAAGTGTTtcatcaaattaaaacaaaatgaaaatataaactagTTTAGGCACAAAGCTTATTATTTTAATCGCCATCAAATATTGTAATTAGTTATGTAAGACAAAtggagtttatgaaaaatcccCACTTACATTTTGATATCTATAAAACCTTGACCACCAACACATCGACACCTAAGGCGCATTGTGTAACGATACCGAGTCGAAATAACGAGCTCGACACAAGCCCACATGCTGCATTCGAGCTGAATCTTCCACAATTCGTTATCGAACAGCGATGGAAAAAACCGCAGATTGAAACAGAACACCagcttgtttcgtttgttggcTAGCGGTTTTTCTTCAAGTTGTTCccggctttttttttctttttttttcttttcgcttagCTCCTTAAACAGCGGGATAGAAAAGGTGCCGGTGCATTTATCTCTCTTACCACCCGCAGCTCGCCGGTAACTGTCTGGTATCgatgtgaaataaaatatatcgaATAAATCGagctttcacacacacacacactcgaccATGTTCAGATGGATGCAAGACGCAATGTTCCGTTTACAGTTTTCCTCGAATGACACGCAATGCACCGGGGGAATAGAACCGTCAGCCTTTCGAGTTGTACGGCAGAGAAAAACCCACCATCGAgccatgtgtgtgtatttgtgggCGTACATGTGTGAACACAAGCTGACTGGCAGCGGATAATGAGAtcgttatattttatttgcccCCCACCGGAACGGTCCGTCAGGTCCTTTAATCGAACCCCAGAAGGCGTCTCGGGTTTCTTCAGCATGTTGATTGCATGCCAAGCCAGATTGGAGCAAGAAGAAGTGTTTGGTCTTTTTGTTTCGACCACCTTTTTATCAGTTCGATGATACGGTTTTATTTTGACTGCCAGACAAAGGCATTATGCATCGTGAAGATAAAAATTGTTCGGATAAGAAAAGTCACACTGAGAATTATGATAATTTTGTGTTATCATTCTGTCGATGTGCGATATTTTTTCATGAGAAAAGTCCGATAATCTATCGTTTAATTCAATCTAGAGGGAATGGTGGCAAGTAGAtaagatgattaaataataAAGCTGATTTTATAGCTTACAGTAGAAGCATATTTCAGATCTCTTTTGTATCACAAGATAAAGGAAGTCTGTTTAAGTTGTTAGAGCATGAAGTAATATGATAGGCATCGAAATAAATGTCCATCTTTTATAAAAACTTAAAAGTGCATTCTGCTGTAAAGCATCTATTTACTGTTtgataaagttttaaaattgatcaacaacgttttatttttttaacgaattcCGTTTAGATTTTTACACCCTTAAGCTTCCGTAGAGCACTCAAATAGACATTTAAATGACTTGTTTCTAGACTATCGAGAACCTCGTGGAAGGTTATACCTTGGATGATGAAAAAAACCTAAGGATAACTGCACTTCATTCCGTGTGAACAACGTGCTGAATTTTAATGTGTACTTCATTCTTTTCCCACAATTTCCTTCCACTATAGCCTTCATAAGTAGAGAGCACTACAGCATAACCCGTTCGAACTTTTTCGCCTGCGCGAAATGCTCTTCAGCATGAAATTTCGTGGACTGCTCTCTTCAATCGATATGGAACGAGATAGAATTTTTCGAGACggacaaaaaacaacaggTTTGTGGCCGACGAATCCTGTtgtaatttaatgaaaaatatgcaaaacgaATGGACCATGATTGTGCATGATTAAAATTGTggtttttctcactttttttCGACGAATAACACAATGGTAAGTTAAAACTTTTCATCGTATAAAAACGAATTATTTAAATCGGTCGATGGTCACTAATGAAGTGCAGACGGTTGGTTCGGAATCCCGCACGGATCACACGACAATAATCACACAAACATAACCGACTGTATTTGTTGTGAGTTAGCACGTTGTTTGCGTTTTTAGTATGACTTATTGcacgtttttcaatttttatgttttttcttattgTTGGACTTTTGTCCCCCGTGCGGGTTCATTTGCGTGGAACACATGTTGGCGGTTAACACAGTTGTTTGTCAACCCGCTGCGAGTTGTTCCGGTTTCCCCCGTCGTTGACGCACCGAGTGCACTCGCTCACTTCAATAAATGATTTGCAAACATAGAATTTAAGCACACGAACACAACGGCAACCCAGGGGTAGCCGGTAATTttaatgacgacgatgattatgatgatgacgaccCAGAGCAAACGAGGGCAACGGCGAATAACAAATCGTGTTGAAAAATCAACATGAAACATAAACGTTCTCAACGACGGCCACGGAAAAGGTTGGCCACGCTGGCTCGGGCACGCTACGAACAGCTCAATTCCGAAGTCGATGAGTAACGATGCTGATTTCTCGGCTTGGCCAAGGTTGCCTCATCGTTCGGTGACGTTATCGTACTCATCGTGGCCACTCGCTGCtggtgaaggaaaacattttctttggcGGAAAGTCACTCTCGAACTGACTTTTGCAAACAAGCGGTTTTTTGAATGCTCCTTATTAGCTTGAAGCCTCAACTTGGACATCCAGTCAATGATGAATATAACAAACCTGGAGATATATTTTGCTTGTCTCTCACAAGGAAATTTGTTTCCTTAGCTTTCTTCGTATCAACCATCGTTAGCTGTAATTAAATACTCCAATGTAGTTAATGTACAAACTTCAACAGATGCTTTTTTAAGTACGTCCGAAACAATAAATATGTTACGATAGAGTACACCCCAACCATTAATATGAGTTACGATAGGGTTTGTTATCGCATTTCCGCGTGGAATCATTCTCACTACTGAACAGATGAAAAGTGTAGCTGAAGTTTGATTGCAATTGTAAtgattaaatttatcaccCTTAAGGCTCCCTCTATCGGTTAATGTTTCCCTTTCAACGAGAtaatttcattaatttatgtAAATCTCCACTCTTTTTTTGCTAAACAAACGTTGCATAAATTACCAACCAATGAGAAGTGCACAAAAAAGCTCATAATGCAAACCACAAAACCCACGTAAGCCTCTGGATTCTTGTCTATTGATTCTATCGAGAGAACTCCAGTGAGAATGTCGactttgacaaaaaaaagttcactCCGAAATGGACAATTTATTCCACTATTCAATTAAAGAGTTCGAATcaagcaaagggaaaaagagggaaaaccaaccacgaaaaaaacccataaaaCCAAACGGCTGTGGACAACTTTTCTTCCATTCGCCCATCGCGATCAGCTGCTTGTCCAGCAAAATCCGGAGGCGAACTAGGGAAACTTGAAAAGCAACTGCTCACCAAAATTAAACAGTTTTGAGCCGGagtcgaaggaaggaaaatcgaATCTACAGAAATGCGAACCAGCCATCGGTCACCAGACCGACGATTCGGCTGTGGTCCATTAGTCGGTCGGTCGCTGAACGAAAATGCATCCATAATGGATGCGGGCCAAAGTTTGTTTGCAGCCGCGGCCAGCGATATTTCTTGGCTCATTGATAAACGGAAAACTTTCTCCTCGCCTTCTGGACCTCTTTGCTTCGAAATGGATCGATGGTAAAGTTGGATCGAACATCGGACTCCCCCAGTGGAAGTGGTTGACTCATCAAAAGCAGAAAGCACAAAAGTTGTGTAATCAACCAGTAAGCGAAGGATAACTTCTGCAAGAGAGATTGCACAATAGGCACCATTATCCGGCCGGAAGCGGGAGAGCGAACTTGCGCGGAGGTATTAAAACAAGACCGCGAGCCGATGCAGAACCCATATCCGACGGTGacggcaacgacgacgacagttGAGTTAGCCATGTCGAAGTGGTTTGATAGGCAGAAGAACTCCTTCCTGAAGCAACGGCCTTCGTTTCTCCAGGCACCGAGCGTTGAAAGCAAGCAGTTCGAGCAGTTGTTCCGGTATGCGTTCAATTGTTTCCGCCTTTTTGCGCTAACTCCCGGTCAGATGACGAGCCAGAAGGAGGGCTTTGTGGTGCGCGATACTCGCTGGATGAAGCTGACCGTTAGTGTGCTGGTTGTGCTGGTCTGGATCGCATTGGTGGAGTCGTTTCGAGTGGATTACGGAACTGCGTTGATCACCGGAATCGCGAATCACATCCAGCTCATCACGAACACGATCGCACTCACGGTGGCCTGGATCGTTCCTCAGCTGAAGGCGTCCGAGTTGCAGGCGATCCTCGAGGGATACCTGGTCATCGACCGGGAGCTCAGTAGCTACAAGCTCCCGGATCTAACGCGGCCGACCAAGGGCAACTTCCTGCTTCGCTACGGATTGGTCCTGCTGGGACTAACATTTCTAGTCGCGTACGATGGTTTCGTGAGCTTCGGGAAGCCACACTCCCCACCGGAGTGGTACTGGCTGGCCACTCAGATACCCTTCGTCGTGCAGGCGATGGGTATTTTCCACGCGTTTCTCCTCATCAGCTGGCTCCACGAACGGTTCCAGCACCTGAACGCCTTGGTCGAGCAATACTACCGTCAAGGGCTTGAGTTCAGCGCCAAGAAGGTCGCCACCGCTTTTGCCACTCCGATCAAGCTGACCGATGGGTCGGCCCTTGTCAACGTGGTGCTGGACGATACCTCCAACCGGCGGGAACTCGCCGACGATCTGCAGATCCTCGCCATCGTTTCACGCTCCATCGACCTGGCGGAGAAGATTGAGTCCTACTTTGGCCCACTTTTCCTCACCGTCTATACGGCGCTCTTTACGGTGACCACGATCCAGTCGTACTACTGCTACCTACACCTCAACTCCATCGACGAACGGCGGGGACTTTCGGTCGAGTCACTCGTCCTCTCCGGAGGCATCATCCTAGCGAAcgtcatcgccatcgtcgCGCTGCCGTTCATCTGCGAGCGTGTCGAGCAGGAGTCGAAGCTGCTGATGTCCTTCCTATCCAAGCTGTCGATGAGACCAGGGCAACAGGCACAGCATTCGTCCATCTGGTTCTCGAACCTGATCGCGAGCGTTCGCTTCTCGGCGCTCGGTTTCTTCACCATCAACTACAACATGCTCTCCGGGGTAAGTGAATCACGGTGTAGGCAATACAGTTTACATGCCACTGAGGACGAGTTTCTTTACAGCTGGTGGCCGGTTTAGTCACCTACTTGATCATCTTCATTCAGTTCAACTCGATGGTGCCGGCTGGCAAAGACGACCTCCATTTCGCCCGCTCCAAGAACCCCAGACCACAGATGGATTCAAACTAGAGTTCCTTTGACTCGGCAAAAGACGACGCCAAGATGTCTGGATATCGCGAAAGAAAGCACTTCTCATTGATTCCAAACAAAGAACCAAACAACAGCACCAACTTTAACTACCTCCACTGGCACGTTTATCAATAAATCAAAAGCATTCTTATGCCCGATACCGATCTCTTCTATCCGACGCTATCTCAAGGACCCCGGAAGTAGCACCTGCACTCGAACCAGAAGACCTGCATGCATTGTGCATCTCGAGGACATCCGGGCCAGCCCACCCTTTCCCTTTCGCCATCGGGAAAGTTAAAAGAGGATTTACCcccttttcttctttgtttcaCATCTCCATTGAGCGAGCAAGGAAACCCTTCGACAACCGACCAATTGCTGGGCAACAAAGCCCCCGGGGGACGATGCACCGGTTGAAGAGTGCACAAAACAATGGCCAATCGCTTCACCGGAATGGTTCACCGGCAGCTCTCAATTATGAAGAATACCCTGACTTAGACTGTTCAAAAGAATCCCTCCTTCATGGCTTGCTTGGCAATTGTGTTGGGCGTTGGTTTAATCTCTTTTCTTCAAAACTCAAACCACTTGTGCCCACTCGaaccttattttttttttttttttaagaaaagtcCCTGCTAATTCAAACTTTCCCGATGAGGAAAAGTGTCGTTTGTTATTCCTTCCCGTCAAAAGCCAGTTCACCATGGAAGATTGTATGGTACATTGGGAAAATCATAGCCTTTTGTTCGGGAGTTATGCAACGAACCAATCGACTCTATGGTTACGTACTTCGGATTCTGGGAAAAACAGTTAAGCATCTCGGGGAAATGAACGAAATTTCTATTATTATCAGTTTTTCCAGCATTTTACCGATATGCAATCAGCCTGAGTACGTCATGAATAAGGTATCGATGCTGGAAATATCCATCAGAAGAGGGCAGTTTTGACATGATGCAACTGTCCGGATGTTTCACACCGATGATTGCCACAGTATACCTCATACTTCCTAATGGACGTTGGAAACAGTTTGTTAACAGCAAACGAGTCCGAGCGAGAGAAGCAAACCACTCAGTGGCAGAGGCAAGGCCACTTGGTCCGGAACGTTTCGCAAGCAAATGGTTGAtgagaatttaatttcttttccattttccgtagCTCCTGACGTAATGAAATCCGTTCCGTCAGCTTTCATTCGACAGAACGGTGCTGCAAGCAGTTCATCATTCGCCACCGGAAAGTAAATGAC from Anopheles coustani chromosome 3, idAnoCousDA_361_x.2, whole genome shotgun sequence harbors:
- the LOC131270156 gene encoding uncharacterized protein LOC131270156, which encodes MQNPYPTVTATTTTVELAMSKWFDRQKNSFLKQRPSFLQAPSVESKQFEQLFRYAFNCFRLFALTPGQMTSQKEGFVVRDTRWMKLTVSVLVVLVWIALVESFRVDYGTALITGIANHIQLITNTIALTVAWIVPQLKASELQAILEGYLVIDRELSSYKLPDLTRPTKGNFLLRYGLVLLGLTFLVAYDGFVSFGKPHSPPEWYWLATQIPFVVQAMGIFHAFLLISWLHERFQHLNALVEQYYRQGLEFSAKKVATAFATPIKLTDGSALVNVVLDDTSNRRELADDLQILAIVSRSIDLAEKIESYFGPLFLTVYTALFTVTTIQSYYCYLHLNSIDERRGLSVESLVLSGGIILANVIAIVALPFICERVEQESKLLMSFLSKLSMRPGQQAQHSSIWFSNLIASVRFSALGFFTINYNMLSGLVAGLVTYLIIFIQFNSMVPAGKDDLHFARSKNPRPQMDSN